From Neorickettsia helminthoeca str. Oregon, one genomic window encodes:
- a CDS encoding NADH dehydrogenase ubiquinone Fe-S protein 4: protein MPSASVVQSGRGKRKWVLKFVSRRGKYQEALMGWVGSFETNSQVSLEFSTLESAESYAKRNGIPYNVIYPQESHMRFKSYADNFK, encoded by the coding sequence ATGCCGAGCGCTAGTGTTGTGCAGTCTGGCCGTGGCAAACGTAAGTGGGTTCTTAAATTCGTTTCTCGTAGGGGTAAATACCAGGAAGCCTTGATGGGATGGGTTGGTAGCTTCGAAACAAATTCTCAGGTGTCGCTGGAGTTTAGTACACTTGAGTCGGCGGAGTCCTATGCGAAAAGGAATGGTATCCCTTATAATGTTATCTATCCTCAGGAGTCGCATATGAGGTTCAAGTCTTATGCAGATAATTTCAAATAG
- a CDS encoding FAD-dependent monooxygenase, protein MFCDFIISGAGLSGVLAAQLLKKLGFSYYIFDKSNGSRVDYRTSAISYESARFFETLGLWDAIAPSAVPILDIYTFQEKSASFLHFESGDADIDSPMSYVVPNLVLQDVLYRGIEINYAQAYEKIDYSHDRVRVNFQDDTIVEGRYMLVAEGRNSNTAGLLGFKMISAGYRQACVVCNLRSTGREHYNIAVELFLEGGPFALLPLSKKTDFSLIWTVKFPFAETLKNMDEQQFLGEVQKISGIEFKKVLTPRISYPLLLSFCISPRKGPVILIGDSFHAIHPVAGQGFNLAVYDLRDLYNVLNKYGLDAFDGLIDTYISKRRKSVLSMVAFTDFLVRSFSGKSVLMRCARGLVLDFIESNMKLKRFFVTRAAGKDL, encoded by the coding sequence GTGTTTTGTGATTTTATAATTTCTGGTGCCGGACTTTCAGGGGTGCTAGCAGCTCAGTTACTGAAAAAGCTCGGATTTTCCTACTATATTTTTGATAAAAGCAATGGTTCCCGCGTTGATTACAGAACCAGTGCCATAAGTTATGAATCAGCAAGATTTTTCGAGACATTGGGATTATGGGATGCTATTGCTCCTTCTGCCGTACCAATATTGGATATATACACTTTTCAGGAGAAAAGTGCCTCTTTTCTTCATTTTGAAAGTGGTGATGCGGATATAGATTCGCCAATGAGTTATGTAGTACCTAATCTGGTTCTGCAGGATGTCCTATATAGGGGAATCGAAATAAATTACGCGCAAGCCTATGAAAAGATAGACTATTCCCATGACAGAGTGCGTGTGAATTTTCAGGATGATACTATAGTCGAGGGTAGGTATATGCTAGTCGCAGAAGGAAGGAATTCCAATACTGCGGGTTTGCTTGGATTCAAAATGATTTCCGCTGGTTATAGGCAGGCCTGTGTCGTCTGTAATCTCAGAAGTACTGGCAGGGAACATTATAATATTGCCGTTGAGCTGTTCCTAGAGGGTGGACCGTTCGCGCTCTTGCCACTAAGTAAGAAAACGGATTTTTCTTTGATCTGGACAGTTAAGTTCCCTTTTGCTGAGACGCTTAAAAACATGGATGAGCAGCAGTTCTTGGGGGAAGTACAAAAAATTTCCGGTATTGAATTCAAAAAAGTTTTAACGCCTCGAATTTCTTATCCGCTTTTACTGAGTTTCTGCATAAGTCCTCGTAAGGGTCCAGTGATTCTTATAGGGGATTCGTTTCACGCTATACACCCAGTCGCAGGACAGGGTTTTAATTTGGCGGTATACGATCTAAGAGATCTGTACAATGTGCTGAATAAATATGGTTTGGATGCATTCGATGGTCTGATTGACACCTACATTAGTAAGAGGAGAAAAAGTGTTCTTTCGATGGTTGCCTTTACTGATTTTCTCGTTAGGTCGTTTTCCGGAAAATCCGTACTTATGCGCTGTGCTAGAGGTTTAGTACTGGACTTCATTGAATCAAATATGAAATTGAAGCGCTTCTTCGTGACTCGTGCTGCTGGTAAAGATCTATAA